The following proteins are co-located in the Parafannyhessea umbonata genome:
- the dinB gene encoding DNA polymerase IV, which translates to MTEWSGPAIGLLDLDAFFASVEQLDHPQWRGKPVIVGGSPERRGVVSTASYEARRFGVHSAMPSYQAKRLCPDAIWTQGHFDRYRQMSARVMQTILDETPLVEQVSIDEAFFDVTPGRFSRESPIAICRRIQGRVAELGVTCSIGLGTSKTVAKIASERQKPRGMTVVLPGTEAAFLAPLPVSAMSGVGKATEARLRQMGVATLGQLARQDPERMRRALGVAGPSLVTRAAGREVSRVRERAKPEAAKSVSNERTFAHDLTTREDVAAAVRMVSQMVGTRLRSKGLRGHQVTLKLKFSYDKTRTAQRQLDAPTDDEHVFGAQALRLLDDVWHEGTPVRLVGVGVSGFGPEAPRQRQLELFSPEAGENDEATAPGRHRDLRALSVAADEVRSRFGKGSLSLGSELRLRESASDTAPMNKEAD; encoded by the coding sequence ATGACAGAGTGGTCGGGGCCTGCCATAGGCCTGCTCGACCTTGACGCGTTCTTTGCGTCCGTGGAGCAGCTCGACCATCCGCAGTGGCGCGGCAAGCCAGTCATCGTGGGCGGATCGCCGGAGCGGCGAGGCGTCGTCTCGACCGCGTCGTACGAGGCCAGGCGCTTTGGCGTGCACTCTGCCATGCCCTCGTACCAGGCGAAGCGTCTGTGCCCGGACGCCATCTGGACGCAGGGGCACTTCGATCGCTACCGCCAGATGTCCGCACGGGTGATGCAGACGATCCTGGACGAGACGCCGCTCGTGGAGCAGGTCTCGATCGACGAGGCGTTCTTCGACGTGACGCCCGGACGCTTCTCGCGCGAGAGCCCCATCGCCATCTGCCGGCGCATCCAGGGCCGCGTGGCTGAGCTAGGCGTCACCTGCTCCATAGGCCTTGGCACCAGCAAGACCGTCGCGAAGATCGCGTCCGAGCGCCAGAAGCCGCGCGGCATGACCGTGGTTCTGCCTGGGACTGAGGCGGCGTTTTTGGCGCCGTTGCCCGTTTCTGCCATGAGCGGCGTCGGCAAGGCGACGGAGGCGCGGCTGAGGCAGATGGGCGTCGCCACGCTGGGACAGCTCGCGCGCCAGGACCCGGAGCGCATGCGCCGAGCGCTTGGCGTCGCGGGACCGAGCCTCGTCACGCGCGCCGCGGGCCGCGAGGTGTCGCGCGTGCGCGAGCGCGCGAAGCCGGAGGCCGCGAAATCGGTGTCGAACGAGCGCACGTTCGCGCACGACCTGACGACGCGCGAGGACGTTGCCGCCGCCGTGCGCATGGTGAGCCAGATGGTAGGCACGCGCCTGAGGTCGAAGGGGCTGCGCGGCCACCAGGTGACGCTGAAGCTGAAGTTCTCGTACGACAAGACGCGCACCGCTCAGCGCCAGCTTGACGCCCCCACGGACGACGAGCACGTCTTCGGCGCCCAGGCGCTGCGCCTGCTGGACGACGTCTGGCACGAAGGCACGCCCGTCCGCCTGGTGGGCGTGGGCGTGAGCGGCTTTGGCCCCGAGGCGCCCCGCCAGCGACAGCTCGAGCTCTTCTCGCCCGAAGCGGGCGAGAATGACGAGGCCACGGCGCCGGGAAGACACCGTGACCTCAGGGCGCTCTCCGTCGCGGCGGACGAGGTGCGCTCGCGCTTTGGGAAGGGGTCGCTGAGCCTTGGGTCCGAGCTCAGGCTGAGGGAGTCCGCCTCTGACACCGCCCCCATGAACAAGGAAGCGGACTAG